Part of the Urocitellus parryii isolate mUroPar1 chromosome 2, mUroPar1.hap1, whole genome shotgun sequence genome, TAGCCATTTTAATGTAGCTGCCAAAAGGGAATTCGATAGATATGCCGTTCAGAAATCATGCTTATGAGTTGTACTGAATTTTGAAAGAATCAGACAATAAAAGGAGCTTAATCTTATTCATGCTCATTTTGAAAGATGAGTTGTCAACCCCGATACTTCTCTGGATGTGAGGTCGTTGGGGTGCTGGGCCAGGGTTAAGGACAGCCAAGTTCTGTGCTGGATCCACTAATGGGCCAGGTGAATTTGGAGCAGTCGCTGGGCTTCTCCCAGCCTGCTTTCTGattgtaaaatgagaaaatttggcTTAGTCATCTCTAATAAGCTCCAtacctaaatttatttttttttctgctctttaaacatttttcatgtttacatAATTGACTCCAATATAATAAAATAGGCTGAATATATCTGTGCTAAGATGTGTTCTTTAAAAACCTGCaggaatttttgcttttaatgcCAACAACGACCTGGTACAATATGTTTCTTCTCGTCGTCCcccttttacagataaggaaactgacaCATGGCTAAGTTTAGTGTCTGTCCACAGGCACTGGAGTGGTGGCAGCAGGTCTGGGCTTGGGCAGTCTGGACCCACAGTGCAGTGCCCTTAAGAGCACCTCCAGCGGTCACCACGTGGTGTGCTCAGAGCTGGACAAAGAAAGAAGCATTTCGAAATTACTCTCtggatttaaaaagaagttttgcTCTTGTGCTGATAACATGAGTGTGCAGAGTATGTCGGGGCTTATGTACCCCCATTTCCAAACAGTGCTACACATAGAGGAAAAGCCAGAAATATCAGTGCTCAAAGAACACTAACGAGGGTTACATGTGAGTGCCGAAATGCATGGCAAGTTATACTGTTTTACaaggaatagaaaataatagaatatttacttttagagctttattaaatgcaaatttcattaaaatatgccttattaaattttattaaatatgcttgcataaaatatttatacgTGTTCAATTGAAAGATCAATATTAATTTTCAAGTTCTTTGAAACTGACAAAAATCCATTCTCATTTATATGAACAGTTAAACATTTACTGTTCTATATTTTCACTGTACTGGCCCCTTAACTCACGAACAGGCTCTTGTCCAAATGAGAGTCAAGGGCATCTACTGCTTTACACGTACAGCCAGAGCACACGATGGGCAAAGAGCATTCTTATTAACCGATTCACGCCTCGTTCAAGGTCACAGTGAAAAGAGCAGCAAGGGAAGACCACTCTAGTCATCAGTTAAGAGAGACGGTCGACCCTTGTAAAAATAGCTTGCAAGTATTAAAGTTCCTTTAAACTTCAGAGAGTTTGCTTTTATGAAAGCATGTTCTAATTTTAGAAATGTCTTGTCTCTTGATGACTTTATATTAATAGCGTTTAAAAAGCCCTTCACAGTTGGAAGTGCTGGGAGGTGTGGTGGGGAGAGCACTTGGAAGAGAACATGCCTCCCTGTAGCTAACGGCAGACCTGGCTGTGCTTTCCAGTTAAGAATTGGAGTCCTGAACCCTGATTCTGAGCTGTCTTCCTGTGCTGTCTGAACCTTTCCACAAGGTGTATGTGCACAAGTGTTTGCTTGAATGAGCAGGATTGATGCAGTGACTATTTACAAATTGCTTTTCACTGGTAAAGAGACAAATAGGAGGGGCCAGAGGAATATGATAATCAAAACATCTTCCCTTCGTGAGTTGTTGGGTTATTGCTGCCTAGAGATTCCAGTTCAGTGCTGGTGGTTATAATGAACAAGTTTAAAGAAATAGtctcttttcttcatttgaaaatgatTATGTAAGGTatgctcttttcctttccctgtgGAATATAAAGCCAGTCTTTGAGACCAAGAACAATCCTCCAACACTTCTCCCCATTATGATTTCCAGTTTTGTGGGAACCACCTCCGAGTTACAGCGGGTGGTGGTTGGGTAAGCAGCCCTCTAGGTGTCATTGCACAAATGACAGATGTGTTCTGTGTACACTAACCCCACGGGGCCTGGAGTTGACAAAGCCTAGCATGCATTGTACCATTTGACCCTTACCACTCCAGGAGGTAGGTATCACACATCTTGTCACCTAGACCTTCAAGTAGGGAAGTTCCAGCTGAgagctgcccaaggtcacacactaTAAAAGGACAGCCTTTGGTAttccaaggggctggggctgaccCACAGGCATCCTTAATACAGAAGAAAGAATACCTATGCACAGGATGCTAGGGAGTGAATTTTCCCTTCACATTACCATACACTTATTCTCTTGATCAGAAGATTTAACACCAAAACGACTTAACTAatcattttcctttgtttatttttaagcgGAGTCCACGTTACAGCACTTTCTGGTCCCCATTCTTCTCCTGATCGGCTGGATTGTGGGCTGCATCATAGTGATTTATGTTGTCTTCTCTTAGGCAGGTGAGGGTTTTAACAATTGAATAGGTTTGTTTATTCATAGCATAGATTGCTTCagaaatattctctattttcctAATGGAACTTTTTGTCATTTAGGCAAGAAGACCTCAGATTGACATCTTTTAGAAGACTTCAGAAAGATGTGGATGTGACTGATTAATAAATGTgtctcatgttaaaaaaaaaaaaaactgcggTGTTCAGCATCACTTTATTAGTTTGGAATATTAGCTGGTGCTTTGGTTCATAAACATCTCTTCAGGAACTTATTTAAAATCATTggttaaaaaaagattataagaaaACATGGGTGAATTTCTCTATATCCAGAGAGTAGGCAAACTCTAACCATACATAAGCAATGGggaaaaatttgataaatttaattaaatatgttgcccccccctcaaaaaaatatgGGAGAATGAACTGAAAGGAAGAACAGACCATTCATACAAAACAAAGTGTAAAGTTAAACTTGGCTCTTAATCTCTTGctaataacaagaaaaatgaaattaaaactactATTGAGGAGCCATTATTCACTTACcaggtataaaaaaataaagatgcttacATATTGACAATGTGGGAAATAGCATGTTCACACACTGTCTTTGCAAATCCAAAATGGAACAactttttgagagagggtctttctCTGTTGGCCAGACTAGTCTTGAACTTTAGGACTGAGTGATCATCTTGCCTCAGgcttcccagtagctgggactacaggtgtagACCATTGCACTAGCCTATGTACCGCATTCTGGGGGGATTTGGCAGCTGGATCTCTCTGAATGCACtttgttttacagttttttttttaattctataattattttagaatttgaaaaggaaaaagtaatcCCCCAAATTTAAAACAAGCTAGAACAAACCTAATAGAGTATCAAGTTGGTGGTATAGACACAAAGAGTACAGAAATCTCCCCAGTGACTTTAAAACAGTGTTTCTTTACTGTATATGTTGTGAGGCAGACAGCTTAAAACCATGTTCAGTGATGTTTTTGTTAGTGGTAATATGGATATTATTGGTTTGAAAGTCAGACCATCAgtataaatgtcaaataaatgcCTGGTGATCTTGAATTGAATAGCAACTATTAATATGAACTCACtacttattttccttcttataaaaaataaatatgtttcataGTTCTGATCACTGAAAATGCCTGGTTGGGGAGGAGAACCCTGCTTTCATTGTGTCTTGAAGGACCAGCCTCCACTCAAGATGGCCAGGGGTCCTGTGTGGGAGGCCGACATAACCTGTGACCAGTGTTGGCTTCCCCTCCTGGTCGGCTGAGGCACTGTTGGTCACCCTGTGTTCTGGTTACTTAGGTAACTGAAGACAGTAACCCTGATCTTGAGGGTAGTGAAAATGCAAATGTGCCTTCCCACATCCCCAGGGAtcgagctatgctcacctgtccttgtaaccctgccccctttgaccttcattggatggaaatttctaaagaatCTAGAGTCCCCCCAGTAAAAGTCCACTCTGAATCGTGCTTGAGCTCTCTCACCAGCCTCTCATGAGACTCCTCGCTCgcccatttggggagcttgaggccgAGGGCAGAGGAGCCATCTGGGGCTTGatttaaaggtaaattgtgtgtctgtgttttatttgatgcCTTAGGGAGTTCACTCCAGTGACCCTTAGTTGAGCTGTCTGTGGGGGTCGTACACGGCAGTCCTGGCCTAGTCTGAGGCAGGAAAAACACAATGTGATTTGCACCTTTAATTGGATAATTCAGTCTGACGACACCTGTACCCTTTGATCAATCTCACTGCCCAGAAAGGGTTAAAACTGGACCTTGCGCCCCTCCTGATAGGGCAGCAAGTACACTGGGCCACCCAGAAAGACTGCTTCCCAGACACAGTACCTCCAGGGAAACTAGTCTCTGGATCAATCTAGCAGGCCATTCAAGACAAAAATCCTGATTTCGCATTCAGCCAAGTCCAGAGTGTGGAAAACTGAAGCTCACAGCCCAGGTTTTCTAACAAATACCTGGCACTGAGAAGTGGGGTGGGTGAGGAGCTATTCCAGAATATGCGAGAGCAAACAAAAGTGGTGTATGGACCTACAAAAGacactttttttgtatttctgtgataaAGATTTAAGagaattgttattaattttattcattgtaaCAATGGCAactaataatagaaaacaaaaacctttttcTGGGAGAGACACATACTGAGTTATCTGCTGGGGAGATGATAGGCATTTCATTAAATTATCCTCAcggaaaataaactaaaaaataaataatatttatattttttaaggtgAGTAATAATTTCATGAGGGTTTATTAGAGTCTTGGATATATTTTTGtgcataaacatttttttttttggtttctttcttcctcGCAGTGGCTCTGTGTTACAAACCACGACAAATGCAAATAGTTTCGAATGGAATAAAACCTGGTTTTATTCCTGAACCTCACCCCTGAGGTTTCTGGTTTAACAATTGTGTGGTGGGGCCAGGAGCCCGCACTTTAATGAATTCTCCCAGGGATGCTTGGTCACCTGAAATCTGAGACCATTGCTTTAGGGAAGTGGTCCCTAGACTGTAGTGCAGGCCACCATCCCTGGAGATCTCAAAACACACGCCACATTCTCAGAGTGTCTGACCCAGAAGCTCTGGGGAGTGGGCTTAGGAACCTAATTTCTATCAGGGTTTcaggtgatgctgctgctgctggctcaGGATCCCTATTTTGAGAGTCACTGCTCTAGAAGGGACCTGATTTCTTCCTTGTAACTCTGGCACCCTCTACCATTTCATCCTCTTCCATTAATTTTTCTACAGaccttaatttcctcatcaaaaagtaagagaagattttttttccttaattcatgattcttgtcttttaaaCTCAGTTCAGCATTTTCAGAAGTCTTCCTAATATTCTTCTGTTTAAAGTAATACTtccaaaatttaaagagaaaatgcatGGAAGGTCAGGCTCACCTATGTTCATTAGTGacctaatttgagttttctccagACCTGAAAACTTACCTGTCTTGTCTCTGGAGCCAACTCCTCCAGGCTGGAAGAAGCTGGTTCATGTTTTCAAAGACGTAGGCGTTGGTCAGTATCTCCCTGGCAGCTGGAAGTCAGCATGGTGTAAGTGCATGCCACAGAGCACAGGCTGGACACTAGGGCTGGTCCCACTGGATGGGCAGCTCTGAGTTGGCTCATGTGGGCTTTCAGGGATCCGAGAACACCACcttcttctttttcataattaCTGATTTAATTTAAACGATGATCTGTTCATTCACTTGAACTTCATCTGGGCTGtagatttttaaagagagaaactgCGAGAGCTTTAAACTCTCAAATATTTGTGCAAACTGAAGATACTATTTCAAGGTTCATGGACCTCCTGAAAGCTACTGAAAACACCCTCTAGGCTAAGCAGCTTCTACTCTCTGAAGCCCAGACTTCTTCACTACGTGGCTCCAGTTTTACTTGGAGCTAAAGACATGACCTCATGGCTTAGCTTGCTTTCTAGCTGGAGATcggtttctctttctttccctttttaaaaatattttcaaaatttattttcattgacaaaaactgtatatatttgtggtatgcaatgtgatgttttgacatCTGTACACCCTGTGGAATGACTAAATCCAGCTAATTAATAGATCCCATTGCCTCACATACCTATCATTTGCTGCAGTGGGAGTATTTAAAATCGACTCTCAGCAATTTTGAAagatataatacattattattaaatataattaccaTGTTGCAAATATATCTTCCAATCTCTGCAATCTTGGGTCCTTTGACCCACATCCCTCCCTTTGCCCACTGCCCAGCCCCTATGAACCGACATTCTACTCAGCTTCCGTGAGCAGCATGGTCTGGGACTACACACACTTGGGAGACAGTTTGGGTGGCTTTCTGCTCCTGGCATATTTCCCGTAGTGCAGGGTTGTCTTCCAGATCCTTCCGTGTTGTGGCCAGGCATGAGCTCCTCCTTCCTGAGGCTGGACCGCATTCCgctgtgtgtatgtaccacattatCTTCTTCCACTGGTGGATGGATTTCACATCTTGGCAACTGTGAACAGGGCTGCAATGGACTTGGGAGTGTAGATTTCTGTGACCTTCTGGTTTCAGTTTCTTTGGACACATACCCAGAAGTGAAATTTCTGAATCTCCTGGCCGACTGGAGTTTCTGAGGCGCCTCCTTGCTGTTTCCCGTAATGGCAGACTGTCTCCTTACTTCTTCCCATTGACATTGATCCTCCCCATCAGCTTCCTTACTTTCTTAGCCTGCAGGTCCTGGCATTTTGTTCTGTACAGGCAAGATTGTGGCAACCCACGGCCAGCGTCTGTAAGAGCTTTCTCCGTGTGCACTTGGTCCTCTAGTGCGCTGAAGCTGTAGAGCATCTTGCTTCTTAGGTACCAGTTGCCCAGCCTCCTCCTGCGACTCTAAAGTCCACCTCTGACAAACATTTCATTATTTCAAGAGATCAATGTCCTTTAAACTTATTGAAACATTGTTTTTACGCAGGAATAGAAATAACTTTTCCTACAATAAGTAATTTAGTTTCATGTCTCTACATCCacagttgaaaaaaaatcactgtgatgtgtaatatttcattatatttaataattacacGAAAGCATAATGATGATACACAATGTTATTTGGGGATTAATAGTTTCATAAATGTGCATCATATTTTCCCCATTAAATTTTAAGCTATTTATGGGTGAATCCATTTCTCACCTTCCCGACTGAGGATATAGTTAACAGAAGGCAAGTAGTAAATGTGGATCAGATGCGTGATCggtttattttctccttaaaacaGTACTGAATACACAATGATAATATTCTAACTTTAAATGTTAAAGGTGTCACTAGGGCAATTTAAGCTGGATTGGAGTTCTCAAAGAAGTGATCGGTGATCTTCCAACCGTAGATTCAGGTAACTGATTACATACAGACCTCACAAGGCATAAAATCTTACATGTAGAATTTCCAAATTTTTGGCTTACAGTCTTTCAGAATGCCCATATAATTATTTGAGAGGATGATTACATTGAGTTGGCTAGTCCATGAAATGTTTCAATTGCATTGATGCCCAGTTTACATGGCGAAAACACCTCCACTCTCTGCTTCTCCCCCTTGTCCCCTCAAAATACAAACTGGATTTTAGAGCTGAGAAAGATTACTTTCTACATATCCTGCATTAGgacataaaattaactaaaaaaaaaaaaactcttgaagAAGGCTTCTTATTCTTAGTGTGTCTGGGGAGAGAGATAAATTccaatgaattttgaaatatttaatgaaactTCTCACGACTTACCAAGCTTGGTAGAACTGAGAAGATTTCCTAGAGCACAGAATCCTACAGGAGAGATCCTTATGCACAAACAGAAATAACATCTTTCAGTAAAATCCACCTCCTCGGAGTAAAATGGACcttaatttcactttctttttgcaataaaattattttctatttatatgtacTCAAAACACTTATTCTTGCTTATTGCCGTTACTCAAACTTTCcctgtatttcttattttcttttctattttggacAGGCAGTatcatataaaacataaatatacattAGCCTAAGTTTCCCTTCgaggggagaaaggaacactGAAAGCAGAAGAATTCTATTTTGAGTCAGTCATTTCCCGTAGAATGAAAAagatgaatgttttatttttactccaCTCTCTTTTGAAAGTGATTCTTGGTTTGAAAAAGTGAGGTGGGTATGTAATTTCTTACAAATCATCTGCATGAATCATGGGCACAAGATCTGTGGCTTTCATGGAAGAGCAGACATATCCCAGGACTTAGGGCTTTGGTCATTGTCCTTGATTTAGGTCCACTGTCAGTCATTTGCTTGGACTGGACAGACAGGCCCTTCTAAACTCAATATTCCCCATGCAGATGTGCACCCGACAGAgttcttttttttgagattatGCCTACAAATAGTAGAGGAAATAGGATATTGATTGGAAGCCTGATGGCGAATGAAACAGGGTCATAGAGAAACCATTTGGAGTTTTTATAGGTTACTTGCTCTGTAAAATTGGTCCAGAAATAGCGGGTAAGTGGAAATAGGATTTTCAGGGGGTTTGCATATTGATGTGTTCCAAGTCCTGAAACTGCTCCTTTATGCATTTCCTCTCATCTCATTACATGAGACGTCCTCGGGgtaggattcattttgacttaGAAAACACACTAACCTACTCTAATAGACAGTAATCACATCAGCATGTTATagacatgaaatatatttttcatttatcttgctAGGGGTAAAAAATTGCTTTCAAGCCTGCTGACAACAGTGGCAACTTGGTAAATGGATTGTTTTGTGTCCGAGTGGATGGCCTCTTCAAGCGTGTGGCCATATCCACtcagttttattttcctctttgctttctgCTCTTGTCTATTTATTGGtctcttctatttctcttcttattctcATAAATGTAATCATCCCTTTGCTGGTCTCAGTAACCTGGGGAGAATAATAGTATCCCTTTGATGATAGTCATTTCAAGTTTCCTggctcctgcctcctctcctgaAGAACCCAGCAAGGTCCTGTCTTAGCCTGTGTTCTGCTGCTAAAACAAGATATCACAGACTAAGTCAATTTTAAATAAGAGATGTTTATTTGTCTCCTGGTTCTTATTCCACTCAAGCTATGTACCTTTATTCTGAAAGCC contains:
- the Strit1 gene encoding sarcoplasmic/endoplasmic reticulum calcium ATPase regulator DWORF — its product is MAGKAESTLQHFLVPILLLIGWIVGCIIVIYVVFS